The Styela clava chromosome 2, kaStyClav1.hap1.2, whole genome shotgun sequence genome contains a region encoding:
- the LOC120336372 gene encoding X-linked interleukin-1 receptor accessory protein-like 2 → MKHNSYFSYILLSLFMYLWSSVDGEAFNGTCQTQNSTTKQAYINWPFSVNCDYLKSIWKTKTQNIDDDNIQCIINQGDILINDTILELASLTDNSNYTAKLIINNTICLANEVRVVPRPFPEVCKEVVNDAIFLESTIGDSVQLNCRPPEDDPDIIPAGADQSKFKTRWYVDCKDQKYRTNNLWSEFPDPGYPNGLRMPRVDFYDAADFTCTVKYEGKILYAVTYAQCIKQRTKSINPTITCTNDETEALGDTAVLDCTGQIVLGTTPSEHFAAQWKRNGDTICENNFFNQTSFGVFDQRQSCIVEGNNDSVVCVVDGANTEGEEIQHERKTIDIKLYIRDLKSNDMGQYTVNLGYFDISSNSWKMDEWDVQLNEDNTPRLLRLIMILSICLGVLIFIIMLVLLYKRFEIYILVAYKRSWLWKYDRDDKQYVCYLSYLYDTDTLSDESLKATSTVVYAIQNLLEDLNYTYYDEQRQIDFTVQVERITNLVERCHRMVFVLTPEYLNDRWMRFHAELGFHGLLESQMGLIFILTPGTKRVLKKLARTDKVWQRLLIAIKTNHVIKWREGMNEDKLKRNIEYRLPKLARRIKKLPGSDSSSTDGCNPDYTRSVSQTTTHTMVSDDGAAEGDLRL, encoded by the exons ATGAAGCATAATTCTTATTTTTCTTACATCCTACTTTCATTGTTTATGTATTTATGGAGTTCAGTAGACGGAGAAG CTTTCAACGGAACATGTCAAACTCAAAATTCAACAACAAAGCAAGCGTACATCAACTGGCCATTCAGTGTCAACTGTGATTATTTGAAATCTATTTGGAAAACGAAAACACAGAATATTGATGATGATAATATTCAA TGCATCATAAATCAGGGAGACATCTTGATCAACGACACAATTCTAGAACTAGCATCACTCACTGATAACTCGAACTATACTGCTAAACTG ATTATCAATAACACTATTTGCTTGGCAAATGAAGTACGAGTTGTTCCTCGACCTTTCCCGGAAGTATGTAAGGAAGTGGTAAATGACGCCATCTTTCTTGAATCAACAATTGGGGATAGTGTGCAATTGAATTGCAGAC CTCCAGAAGACGATCCAGATATAATTCCAGCAGGAGCAGATCAATCTAAGTTTAAAACTAGATGGTACGTTGACTGTAAAGATCAAAAATATAGAACCAATAATTTATGGAGTGAATTTCCGGATCCTGGATACCCGAATGGATTGAGA atGCCACGAGTTGATTTCTACGATGCCGCAGACTTTACATGTACAGTAAAATACGAAGGAAAAATATTGTATGCTGTTACATACGCACAATGTATAAAGC AGCGCACCAAATCCATCAATCCTACAATCACCTGTACCAATGACGAGACTGAAGCACTCGGTGATACTGCTGTACTTGATTGCACCGGACAGATAGTATTGGGAACCACGCCGTCAGAACATTTTGCAGCACAATGGAAAAGg AACGGTGATACAATTTgcgaaaacaattttttcaaccAGACAAGTTTTGGAGTCTTTGACCAAAGACAATCATGCATCGT GGAAGGCAACAATGACTCTGTTGTTTGTGTCGTTGACGGTGCAAATACGGAGGGTGAGGAAATACAACACGAAAGAAAGACAATCGATATAAAACTCTATATTCG AGACCTGAAAAGCAACGATATGGGACAATATACTGTCAACTTGGGTTATTTCGATATATCATCTAACTCGTGGAAGATGGATGAGTGGGATGTGCAACTAAATGAAGACAATACGCCACGACTACTTCGACTCATCATGATTCTTAGTATATGCCTGGGTGTGCTGATATTCATTATAATGCTGGTCCTGCTTTATAAAAGATTTGAGATCTACATTCTTGTTGCGTACAAGAGATCATGGCTATGGAAATATGATAGAG ACGACAAGCAATATGTCTGCTATCTTTCATATCTATATGATACTGACACACTTTCTGATGAAAGTCTCAAAGCTACATCCACCGTCGTATACGCTATCCAGAACCTGTTGGAAGATTTGAATTATACATACTATGACGAACAAAGGCAGATTGATTTTACAg TTCAAGTTGAAAGAATCACAAACCTTGTAGAAAGATGTCACCGAATGGTTTTTGTCTTGACTCCTGAATATCTAAATGATCGCTGGATGAGATTTCACGCGGAATTG GGTTTTCATGGACTTCTTGAGTCTCAAATGGGCCTGATATTTATTCTCACTCCGGGAACGAAGAGAGTGCTGAAGAAACTAGCAAGGACTGACAAAGTTTGGCAAAGGCTTTTGATTGCTATCAAG ACAAACCATGTTATAAAATGGAGAGAAGGAATGAACGAAGATAAGTTGAAGAGAAACATCGAATACAGACTTCCAAAACTTGCTcgaagaattaaaaaattaccTGGTTCGGATTCGAGCTCGACTGATGGTTGTAATCCAGATTATACTAGATCTGTGAGCCAAACCACAACTCATACAATGGTGTCGGATGATGGGGCTGCAGAGGGTGACTTAAGACTGTGA